Proteins encoded in a region of the Neodiprion virginianus isolate iyNeoVirg1 chromosome 2, iyNeoVirg1.1, whole genome shotgun sequence genome:
- the LOC124297100 gene encoding serine protease inhibitor 28Dc-like, which yields MKRALLFITLASWSTGQIVFPDTYDSMIAKTVKPQRFQSSPQIVENNILNDNRAAVSAFSSPQAPTSALISGQNDQLPAVWSRRANSVISKGVARFALRVDGAVSATQARGIPAGNNENVIFSPLSVAAALALVLLGSAGKTFEEVSTLLGFNAGVDISRNSEIVHQMFGVLLDAISGTPGIPAPQSYFASGIFVRDGYPIRREFQAVSRDVYKSEVINLDFEKNGRDAQEKVNSWVSQKTRGKISEILREPPSPETKVIIASALYFNGEWNQFFIDGATKRKPFTVAPGEVVDVDMMFNGGEFPFFEDKELQAKIVGLPYKGKEVTMYVVLPTNRGVNALRDLESRLSAERLENLIGSTKNETCIIALPRMKLSSTLSLSRALQSLGLNSLFDPLSADLSLLSPGYTGASFQLQSNNQFANPSRTQAGIGLNDKISFPNRFGEDEETTTPLTSPLRRNFFSYDDRVGGYHVQQWATGFSISRINRQRRRRSFRVALRKSAAHSNRARRQVRPIDQDFLNYVSQNRPSYGLDNLRNNLELTNPGLFAEDVIHRVEIDITEKGTEAAAVTAVTLTRDGSQKRLVADRPFLFFIRHESTGLLLFWGTVNKPTPNYPSEKRTT from the exons ATGAAGCGGGCATTGTTGTTTATTACCTTGGCTTCGTGGTCCACGGGGCAGATCGTCTTTCCTGATACCTACGACTCGATGATTGCGAAAACAGTCAAACCTCAGAGATTTCAATCGAGTCCTCAGATTGtcgaaaacaatattttgaacgATAATCGCGCCGCCGTTTCTGCGTTCAGCTCACCGCAAGCACCAACTTCGGCGCTGATCTCGGGGCAAAATGATCAATTGCCCGCAGTTTGGAGTAGAAGG GCAAACAGCGTGATATCCAAAGGCGTAGCCCGGTTTGCCTTGAGAGTCGATGGGGCAGTTTCGGCTACACAGGCAAGAGGAATTCCAGCaggaaataatgaaaatgtcATATTTTCGCCGCTCAGCGTCGCAGCTGCTTTGGCTTTGGTGCTTTTGGGCTCGGCTGGAAAAACCTTCGAGGAAGTTTCCACGCTGCTCGGATTCAACGCTGGCGTTGATATATCAAGAAATTCCGAAATTGTTCACCAGATGTTCGGTGTTTTGCTCGATGCTATCAGTGGCACGCCCGGAATACCCGCTCCGCAATCTTACTTCGCCAGCGGAATATTCGTCCGG GACGGCTACCCAATCAGGAGAGAATTCCAGGCAGTAAGCCGAGACGTCTACAAGAGTGAAGTGATAAACCTTGATTTCGAGAAGAATGGTCGCGATGCTCAGGAAAAAGTGAACTCCTGGGTGAGTCAAAAGACGCgaggaaaaatttctgaaatccTGCGTGAACCGCCTTCACCTGAAACGAAGGTCATAATAGCGTCTGCGCTGTATTTTAACGGAGAGTGGAATCAGTTCTTCATCGATGGTGCCACGAAAAG GAAACCTTTTACCGTTGCGCCTGGTGAGGTCGTCGATGTCGACATGATGTTCAACGGTGGAGAATTTCCCTTCTTTGAGGACAAAGAGCTGCAAGCTAAGATCGTTGGGCTTCCTTACAAGGGGAAAGAG GTGACGATGTACGTCGTGCTTCCCACGAACCGAGGCGTGAACGCATTGCGGGATCTGGAAAGTCGGCTGAGCGCCGAGAGGCTGGAAAATCTGATCGGAAGCACGAAGAATGAAACGTGCATAATAGCGCTGCCACGGATGAAGTTGTCGAGCACATTGAGTCTGAGTAGAGCTCTGCAGTCGTTGGGATTAAACTCTCTCTTCGACCCGCTCTCGGCTGACCTGAGCCTTTTGTCTCCAGGTTACACAGGAGCCTCGTTTCAGCTCCAGAGCAACAATCAATTCGCGAATCCCTCAAGGACGCAGGCAGGCATAGGTCTAAACGACAAAATCTCGTTCCCGAACAGGTTCGGCGAGGATGAAGAGACCACAACACCTCTGACGTCACCGTTAAGGCGAAACTTTTTCAGTTACGACGACAGAGTTGGCGGCTACCACGTGCAGCAGTGGGCAACGGGCTTCAGTATCAGCCGGATTAACCGGCAGCGCCGCCGGCGGAGCTTTCGGGTAGCGCTCCGGAAAAGCGCGGCACATTCAAACCGCGCTAGGCGGCAGGTTCGCCCCATCGATCAAGACTTTCTCAACTACGTCAGTCAGAATCGACCGTCGTACGGCCTCGACAACCTTCGTAACAACTTGGAGCTTACCAATCCTGGCCTCTTTGCCGAAGACGTTATCCATCGCGTTGAGATCGACATTACGGAGAAGGGAACCGAGGCCGCCGCTGTTACCGCCGTCACTCTCACCAGGGACGGTAGTCAGAAACGACTCGTTGCCGACCGTCCATTCCTCTTTTTCATCAGGCACGAATCCACCGGTCTTCTACTATTTTGGGGCACCGTTAATAAGCCAACCCCGAATTATCCCAGTGAGAAGCGAACGACTTAG
- the LOC124297102 gene encoding MAM and LDL-receptor class A domain-containing protein 2-like: MKFSVLICSVLITITGFYVEDSLQVPSRCREVKILNGRMRQKPRGRMVRFYCDPGFKLIGNKYAICIKERLDLTPPICVKTTCSPIEKPENSLMVQKESGAVLMFFCEPGYQLQGPKEIYCTGTAWNDTAPTCKNTRTNPPTSCNFDDPDLCSWEQDPMHDFDWTRHNFRTGRSKIPTGPSHDHTLGSGYNGYYLYTEASGRTENHTARIVSPLYSSNLTEAGCFSFWYHMYGRTIGTLNVFVKAEGETKLGKLMFTKSGNQGNAWWPGFFYLPKVEDNFQIIIEGVRGQGYLSDIAIDDVAILQGNACMDQLNMTKEVTPADDDNDQVEIVNSMQTCNGKCTNFNATLDSSEVCQCDLFCMDRQNCCPDYDEFCFSSTDFDDISTSITEGLQTFSFAPIPISPKDGLDPNPPKWLDDKTSEKPTPSSTQHTLAVTVSSEEVDAQKSSRDPRKFSLSGIIAIVAGIAVVMIVGAGLVIFSVLQVRNNYKKNSRKSALSEDSDVRFLTSDEMLDFNIAKPEDMELPS; the protein is encoded by the exons ATGAAGTTTTCCGTTCTCATCTGCAGTGTTTTAATTACTATCACTGGTTTCTACGTCGAGGATTCGTTACAGGTTCCAT CCCGATGTCGCgaggtaaaaatattgaacggGAGAATGCGTCAGAAGCCGCGAGGAAGAATGGTGAGATTTTACTGCGACCCGGGGTTTAAATTGATAGGAAACAAGTACGCAATTTGCATCAAAGAAAGATTGGACCTTACGCCTCCGATCTGCGTCA AAACAACGTGCTCACCGATCGAGAAGCCGGAGAACAGTTTGATGGTGCAAAAGGAATCCGGTGCTGTTCTAATGTTCTTTTGTGAGCCGGGTTACCAGCTGCAGGGTCCCAAGGAAATATACTGCACCGGTACAGCATGGAACGACACAGCGCCAACATGCAAAA acacaaGGACAAATCCGCCGACAAGTTGCAATTTCGATGATCCTGACCTTTGCTCCTGGGAACAAGATCCTATGCACGACTTCGATTGGACGAGGCACAATTTCCGCACCGGGAGATCGAAAATCCCAACCGGCCCTTCGCACGATCACACTCTCGGATCAGGATACAACG GCTATTACTTGTACACCGAGGCGTCGGGGAGAACAGAAAACCACACTGCACGAATCGTGTCACCTCTTTACAGTTCCAATCTGACCGAAGCAGGATGTTTTTCATTCTG GTACCACATGTACGGACGTACCATCGGCACACTGAACGTTTTTGTCAAAGCTGAAGGTGAAACGAAACTTGGAAAATTGATGTTCACCAAAAGTGGAAATCAGGGTAATGCGTGGTGGCCCGGTTTCTTTTACTTGCCAAAAGTTGAAGACAATTTTCAG ATAATCATAGAGGGAGTAAGAGGCCAAGGATATCTGAGTGATATTGCCATCGACGATGTAGCGATTCTGCAGGGAAATGCGTGCATGGACCAGCTAAATATGACGAAGGAAGTGACTCCAGCCGATGATGATAACG aTCAAGTGGAGATCGTAAATTCGATGCAGACTTGTAACGGAAAGTGCACAAATTTCAACGCCACGCTTGATTCCAGCGAAGTTTGCCAGTGCGACCTGTTCTGCATGGATAGACAAAACTGCTGTCCTGACTACGATGAATTCTGTTTTTCGTCCA CTGATTTCGACGATATCAGTACCTCGATTACAGAAGGTTTACAGACGTTTTCCTTCGCTCCTATTCCCATTAGTCCCAAGGACGGCCTGGATCCAAATCCGCCAAAGTGGCTGGACGATAAGACAAGCGAAAAACCGACCCCTAGCAGCACTCAACATACCCTGG CGGTGACCGTCTCGAGTGAAGAAGTAGACGCCCAGAAATCAAGTCGAGATCCGAGGAAGTTTTCGCTTTCAGGAATTATTGCGATAGTTGCAGGCATCGCAGTAGTTATGATCGTTGGTGCAGGACTCGTCATCTTTTCTGTCTTACAAGTGCgcaataattacaaaaaaaattcgcgaaaatcgGCTCTCTCCGAAGACAGCGACGTCAGATTTCTCACCTCCGATGAAATGCTGGATTTCAATATCGCAAAACCTGAAGACATGGAACTTCCTTCATAA